From the genome of Sander lucioperca isolate FBNREF2018 chromosome 1, SLUC_FBN_1.2, whole genome shotgun sequence, one region includes:
- the LOC116037910 gene encoding WD repeat-containing protein 87-like isoform X5: MPSVEYVRQFVNERLTAAAEEIFRVFEKTIVEYEEEIDRQRRLLSNVIDWNPKIKLHIIELPQQHVCEEEEEEEEEEEEVLADQQQMCTQERNSSPDQEEPDRPQIKEEQEELCISQEGEQLVLKQETDAFMLTPTYEESGRSENQTLNFSIDETQCVVEEKSLNYIPGNRSVVSEPNTDLLLLSHETESQNQKRAKHGDSESTTNTEPEPNKRHHKSRSQCKQP; the protein is encoded by the exons ATGCCTTCAGTTGAGTATGTGAGACAGTTTGTCAACGAGCgactaactgctgctgctgaagaaaTATTCAGAGTTTTTGAAAAAACTATCGTCGAGTACGAGGAAGAGATCGATCGTCAGCGCAGACTGTTGAGTAACGTTATCGATTGGAATCCCAAAATAAAGTTACACATCATAG AGCTCCCACAGCAACATGtctgtgaggaggaggaggaggaggaggaggaggaggaggaggttctCGCTGACCAGCAGCAGATGTGTACTCAGGAGAGGAACTCCAGTCCGGACCAAGAGGAGCCAGATCGTCCAcagattaaagaggaacaggaggaactctgcatcagtcaggagggagagcagcttgtACTGAAGCAGGAGACTGATGCCTTTATGTTGACTCCTACTTATGAGGAAAGTGGCCGCAGTGAAAATCAGACTCTGAACTTTAGTATCGATGAAACTCAGTGTGTGGTGGAGGAAAAGAGTCTAAACTACATTCCAGGTAACAGGTCTGTAGTATCAGAACCAAACACTGACCTCCTGCTCCTCTCTCATGAAACTGAGAGCCAAAATCAAAAAAGAG ccAAGCATGGAGACTCGGAATCAACTACAAATACAGAGCCAGAACCAAACAAAAGACATCACAAAAGCAGAAGTCAGTGTAAGCAACCCTAA
- the LOC116037910 gene encoding zinc finger protein 329-like isoform X2, producing MPSVEYVRQFVNERLTAAAEEIFRVFEKTIVEYEEEIDRQRRLLSNVIDWNPKIKLHIIELPQQHVCEEEEEEEEEEEEVLADQQQMCTQERNSSPDQEEPDRPQIKEEQEELCISQEGEQLVLKQETDAFMLTPTYEESGRSENQTLNFSIDETQCVVEEKSLNYIPGNRSVVSEPNTDLLLLSHETESQNQKRGEWYHKSRSHSNVINNPNLSEIHKVSDTGKRSFKCDKCGKVYKYNSVLQRHLRTHTDEKPYSCKTCGKAFKCNSTLKVHMSSHTGEKPHTCKICWEDFESIYDLNVHMRIHTGGKPYTCKICGKDFRRNYTLKIHMRTHTGEKPYLCKTCGKRFSHLSALIRHMRVHTGEKAYSCEMWRQFQT from the exons ATGCCTTCAGTTGAGTATGTGAGACAGTTTGTCAACGAGCgactaactgctgctgctgaagaaaTATTCAGAGTTTTTGAAAAAACTATCGTCGAGTACGAGGAAGAGATCGATCGTCAGCGCAGACTGTTGAGTAACGTTATCGATTGGAATCCCAAAATAAAGTTACACATCATAG AGCTCCCACAGCAACATGtctgtgaggaggaggaggaggaggaggaggaggaggaggaggttctCGCTGACCAGCAGCAGATGTGTACTCAGGAGAGGAACTCCAGTCCGGACCAAGAGGAGCCAGATCGTCCAcagattaaagaggaacaggaggaactctgcatcagtcaggagggagagcagcttgtACTGAAGCAGGAGACTGATGCCTTTATGTTGACTCCTACTTATGAGGAAAGTGGCCGCAGTGAAAATCAGACTCTGAACTTTAGTATCGATGAAACTCAGTGTGTGGTGGAGGAAAAGAGTCTAAACTACATTCCAGGTAACAGGTCTGTAGTATCAGAACCAAACACTGACCTCCTGCTCCTCTCTCATGAAACTGAGAGCCAAAATCAAAAAAGAGGCGAGTGGTATCACAAAAGCAGAAGTCACAGTAACGTTATAAACAACCCTAACTTGTCAGAGATTCACAAAGTTTCTGACACAGGTAAAAGGTCTTTCAAATGTGACAAATGTGGAAAGGTTTATAAGTACAATTCGGTATTACAGAGACACCTGAGAACCCACACAGATGAGAAGCCATATTCTTGCAAAACATGCGGTAAAGCTTTCAAATGTAATAGTACCTTGAAAGTCCACATGAGTagccacacaggtgagaagccacATACTTGTAAAATTTGTTGGGAAGATTTTGAAAGTATCTATGATTTGAATGtccacatgagaatccacacaggcgGGAAGCCGTATACTTGTAAAATCTGTGGGAAAGATTTCAGACGTAACTATACTTTGAAAATCCACATGAGaacccacacaggtgagaagccgtACCTTTGCAAAACCTGTGGAAAAAGATTCTCTCATTTGTCAGCATTGATAAGGCATATGCGAgtccacacaggtgagaaggcGTATTCTTGTGAAATGTGGCGACAATTTCAGACGTAG
- the LOC116037910 gene encoding zinc finger protein 329-like isoform X3, whose translation MPSVEYVRQFVNERLTAAAEEIFRVFEKTIVEYEEEIDRQRRLLELPQQHVCEEEEEEEEEEEEVLADQQQMCTQERNSSPDQEEPDRPQIKEEQEELCISQEGEQLVLKQETDAFMLTPTYEESGRSENQTLNFSIDETQCVVEEKSLNYIPGNRSVVSEPNTDLLLLSHETESQNQKRGEWYHKSRSHSNVINNPNLSEIHKVSDTGKRSFKCDKCGKVYKYNSVLQRHLRTHTDEKPYSCKTCGKAFKCNSTLKVHMSSHTGEKPHTCKICWEDFESIYDLNVHMRIHTGGKPYTCKICGKDFRRNYTLKIHMRTHTGEKPYLCKTCGKRFSHLSALIRHMRVHTGEKAYSCEMWRQFQT comes from the exons ATGCCTTCAGTTGAGTATGTGAGACAGTTTGTCAACGAGCgactaactgctgctgctgaagaaaTATTCAGAGTTTTTGAAAAAACTATCGTCGAGTACGAGGAAGAGATCGATCGTCAGCGCAGACTGTTGG AGCTCCCACAGCAACATGtctgtgaggaggaggaggaggaggaggaggaggaggaggaggttctCGCTGACCAGCAGCAGATGTGTACTCAGGAGAGGAACTCCAGTCCGGACCAAGAGGAGCCAGATCGTCCAcagattaaagaggaacaggaggaactctgcatcagtcaggagggagagcagcttgtACTGAAGCAGGAGACTGATGCCTTTATGTTGACTCCTACTTATGAGGAAAGTGGCCGCAGTGAAAATCAGACTCTGAACTTTAGTATCGATGAAACTCAGTGTGTGGTGGAGGAAAAGAGTCTAAACTACATTCCAGGTAACAGGTCTGTAGTATCAGAACCAAACACTGACCTCCTGCTCCTCTCTCATGAAACTGAGAGCCAAAATCAAAAAAGAGGCGAGTGGTATCACAAAAGCAGAAGTCACAGTAACGTTATAAACAACCCTAACTTGTCAGAGATTCACAAAGTTTCTGACACAGGTAAAAGGTCTTTCAAATGTGACAAATGTGGAAAGGTTTATAAGTACAATTCGGTATTACAGAGACACCTGAGAACCCACACAGATGAGAAGCCATATTCTTGCAAAACATGCGGTAAAGCTTTCAAATGTAATAGTACCTTGAAAGTCCACATGAGTagccacacaggtgagaagccacATACTTGTAAAATTTGTTGGGAAGATTTTGAAAGTATCTATGATTTGAATGtccacatgagaatccacacaggcgGGAAGCCGTATACTTGTAAAATCTGTGGGAAAGATTTCAGACGTAACTATACTTTGAAAATCCACATGAGaacccacacaggtgagaagccgtACCTTTGCAAAACCTGTGGAAAAAGATTCTCTCATTTGTCAGCATTGATAAGGCATATGCGAgtccacacaggtgagaaggcGTATTCTTGTGAAATGTGGCGACAATTTCAGACGTAG
- the LOC116037910 gene encoding zinc finger protein 329-like isoform X4 produces MPSVEYVRQFVNERLTAAAEEIFRVFEKTIVEYEEEIDRQRRLLEQHVCEEEEEEEEEEEEVLADQQQMCTQERNSSPDQEEPDRPQIKEEQEELCISQEGEQLVLKQETDAFMLTPTYEESGRSENQTLNFSIDETQCVVEEKSLNYIPGNRSVVSEPNTDLLLLSHETESQNQKRGEWYHKSRSHSNVINNPNLSEIHKVSDTGKRSFKCDKCGKVYKYNSVLQRHLRTHTDEKPYSCKTCGKAFKCNSTLKVHMSSHTGEKPHTCKICWEDFESIYDLNVHMRIHTGGKPYTCKICGKDFRRNYTLKIHMRTHTGEKPYLCKTCGKRFSHLSALIRHMRVHTGEKAYSCEMWRQFQT; encoded by the exons ATGCCTTCAGTTGAGTATGTGAGACAGTTTGTCAACGAGCgactaactgctgctgctgaagaaaTATTCAGAGTTTTTGAAAAAACTATCGTCGAGTACGAGGAAGAGATCGATCGTCAGCGCAGACTGTTGG AGCAACATGtctgtgaggaggaggaggaggaggaggaggaggaggaggaggttctCGCTGACCAGCAGCAGATGTGTACTCAGGAGAGGAACTCCAGTCCGGACCAAGAGGAGCCAGATCGTCCAcagattaaagaggaacaggaggaactctgcatcagtcaggagggagagcagcttgtACTGAAGCAGGAGACTGATGCCTTTATGTTGACTCCTACTTATGAGGAAAGTGGCCGCAGTGAAAATCAGACTCTGAACTTTAGTATCGATGAAACTCAGTGTGTGGTGGAGGAAAAGAGTCTAAACTACATTCCAGGTAACAGGTCTGTAGTATCAGAACCAAACACTGACCTCCTGCTCCTCTCTCATGAAACTGAGAGCCAAAATCAAAAAAGAGGCGAGTGGTATCACAAAAGCAGAAGTCACAGTAACGTTATAAACAACCCTAACTTGTCAGAGATTCACAAAGTTTCTGACACAGGTAAAAGGTCTTTCAAATGTGACAAATGTGGAAAGGTTTATAAGTACAATTCGGTATTACAGAGACACCTGAGAACCCACACAGATGAGAAGCCATATTCTTGCAAAACATGCGGTAAAGCTTTCAAATGTAATAGTACCTTGAAAGTCCACATGAGTagccacacaggtgagaagccacATACTTGTAAAATTTGTTGGGAAGATTTTGAAAGTATCTATGATTTGAATGtccacatgagaatccacacaggcgGGAAGCCGTATACTTGTAAAATCTGTGGGAAAGATTTCAGACGTAACTATACTTTGAAAATCCACATGAGaacccacacaggtgagaagccgtACCTTTGCAAAACCTGTGGAAAAAGATTCTCTCATTTGTCAGCATTGATAAGGCATATGCGAgtccacacaggtgagaaggcGTATTCTTGTGAAATGTGGCGACAATTTCAGACGTAG
- the LOC116037910 gene encoding zinc finger protein 112-like isoform X1 has protein sequence MPSVEYVRQFVNERLTAAAEEIFRVFEKTIVEYEEEIDRQRRLLSNVIDWNPKIKLHIIELPQQHVCEEEEVLADQQQMCTQERNSSPDQEEPDRPQIKEEQEELCISQEGEQLVLKQETDAFMLTPTYEESGRSEDQTLNFSIDQSQCVVEEKSLNYIPGNRSVVSEPNTDLLLSHETESQDKKRGKHGDSGSIRNAEPETNKRHHKSRSHSNSVNSPNLSEIHFDTHTGKKMYNDIRIHTDEKQHSCQTCGRSFSRISSLKYHLITHTGEKPYSCKTCGKTYGQISSLKYHIRTHTGEKPYSCKTCGKAFKCNNILKVHMRTHTGEKPYTCKTCGNRFCDLSALIRHMRIHTGEKPYTCKTCGKDFSRSDDLKVHMRIHTGEKPYTCNTCGKNFRRSTEVMVHMRKAHTGEKPRLF, from the exons ATGCCTTCAGTTGAGTATGTGAGACAGTTTGTCAACGAGCgactaactgctgctgctgaagaaaTATTCAGAGTTTTTGAAAAAACTATCGTCGAGTACGAGGAAGAGATCGATCGTCAGCGCAGACTGTTGAGTAACGTTATCGATTGGAATCCCAAAATAAAGTTACACATCATAG AGCTCCCACAGCAACATGtctgtgaggaggaggaggttctCGCTGACCAGCAGCAGATGTGTACTCAGGAGAGGAACTCCAGTCCGGACCAAGAGGAGCCAGATCGTCCAcagattaaagaggaacaggaggaactctgcatcagtcaggagggagagcagcttgtACTGAAGCAGGAGACTGATGCCTTTATGTTGACTCCTACTTATGAGGAAAGTGGCCGCAGTGAAGATCAGACTCTGAACTTTAGTATCGATCAATCTCAGTGTGTGGTGGAGGAAAAGAGTCTAAACTACATTCCAGGTAACAGGTCTGTAGTATCAGAACCAAACACTGACCTGCTCCTCTCTCATGAAACTGAGAGCCAAGATAAAAAAAGAGGCAAGCATGGAGACTCTGGATCAATTAGAAATGCAGAGCCAGAAACAAACAAGAGACATCACAAAAGCAGAAGTCACAGTAACAGTGTAAACAGCCCTAACTTGTCAGAGATTCACTTTGATACTCACACAGGTAAAAAGATGTATAACGATATAAGAATCCACACAGATGAGAAGCAACATTCTTGCCAAACATGTGGGAGAAGTTTCAGTCGGATATCATCATTGAAATATCATTTAATaacccacacaggtgagaagccatATTCTTGCAAGACATGTGGGAAAACCTATGGTCAGATATCATCATTGAAGTATCATATAAGAACCCATACAGGTGAGAAGCCATATTCTTGCAAAACATGTGGGAAAGCTttcaaatgtaataatattcTGAAAGTCCACATGAGaacccacacaggtgagaagccatATACTTGTAAAACCTGTGGGAATAGATTCTGTGACCTGTCAGCATTGATAAGACatatgagaatccacacaggtgagaagccgtATACTTGTAAAACATGTGGGAAAGATTTTAGTCGTAGCGATGATTTGAAAGtccacatgagaatccacacaggtgaAAAGCCATATACTTGTAACACTTGTGGGAAGAATTTCAGACGTAGCACTGAAGTGATGGTCCATATGAGAAAAGCCCACACTGGTGAGAAGCCGCGTCTTTTTTAA